One stretch of Arachis hypogaea cultivar Tifrunner chromosome 20, arahy.Tifrunner.gnm2.J5K5, whole genome shotgun sequence DNA includes these proteins:
- the LOC112786115 gene encoding probable serine/threonine-protein kinase At1g54610, with protein sequence MGCVFGRLMVDSPPRKQVKSKRRHGHHGNKAMTKKGSRKHHPSKYADMKRESRRQSVKENNNNNNIKNNLSGAVEQQVLRGGKESLAAPKEEKKIEREDDDEEKNIAGYEFVDGWPKWLVDNIPRYVLDTLVPKSADSYIKLGKVGCGTYSNVYKARDKRSGKIVALKKVRFDTSDPESIKFMAREIMILHTLDHPNVIKLEGVATSRMQYSIYLVFEFMHADLTRIIARPAVRLTEPQIKCYMQQLLCGLQYCHEKGVIHRDIKSSNLLVDTRGVLKIADFGLAHSFDIKSNGPLTNKVVTLWYRAPELLLGSTNYGFGVDLWSAGCLLAEMFVGRPIMPGRTEVEQLHMIFKLCGSPSDNYYRKLKLTSSHRPSQRYRPNYNGNFPNLPSSFLHLLATLLDLDPSHRGTAASALRSEFFNSSPLPCDPSDLPAIYNNNNDEDERIHQKRRRHRVPKRGQVSQPNTNHVSQLEKNNQTAEHFKRDSESSTKEDKKEQEKQGQETGTVSSSSTSSSSKNIMNMNNASSTTSSIFSSNGKTEAHPNYALLHPYVIGVINHNNKNEANNESHQRKTLSALDLRFDTEKLSNLSE encoded by the exons ATGGGATGTGTCTTCGGCCGGTTAATGGTCGATTCTCCACCTCGCAAACAGGTCAAGTCTAAGCGGCGTCACGGTCACCATGGCAACAAAGCTATGACCAAGAAAGGTTCAAGGAAACATCATCCTTCTAAGTATGCGGATATGAAAAGGGAGAGTAGGAGACAGAGTGTGAaggagaataataataataataatattaagaataatttaTCCGGAGCAGTTGAACAGCAGGTTTTGCGAGGTGGAAAAGAAAGTTTGGCTGCTcccaaagaagagaagaagattgaGAGAGAAGACGATGATGAAGAGAAGAATATTGCAGGATATGAATTTGTTGATGGATGGCCAAAGTGGCTGGTTGATAATATCCCAAGATATGTTCTTGATACTCTTGTTCCAAAGAGTGCTGATTCCTATATAAAACTGGGAAAG GTAGGATGTGGAACATATAGCAATGTGTACAAAGCAAGAGATAAGCGAAGTGGGAAGATTGTTGCTTTGAAGAAAGTGAGGTTTGACACATCTGATCCTGAGAGTATAAAGTTTATGGCGAGAGAGATTATGATACTTCACACATTAGATCATCCGAATGTGATCAAGCTTGAAGGAGTAGCAACATCAAGAATGCAATACAGTATATATTTGGTTTTTGAGTTCATGCATGCTGACCTTACACGAATTATAGCCCGACCGGCGGTGAGACTAACTGAACCACAG ATAAAGTGTTACATGCAACAACTGCTTTGTGGGCTCCAATACTGTCACGAAAAGGGTGTTATCCACCGAGATATTAAATCTTCAAACTTGTTAGTAGACACAAGAGGGGTGCTGAAAATTGCAGATTTTGGTCTTGCACATTCTTTTGACATCAAATCCAATGGCCCTCTTACAAATAAAGTGGTGACTCTTTGGTATAGAGCTCCTGAACTTCTCTTAGGTTCAACTAATTATGGATTTGGAGTTGATCTCTGGAGTGCTGGATGCCTATTGGCTGAAATGTTCGTTGGAAGACCGATAATGCCGGGAAGAACAgag GTTGAACAGCTTCACATGATCTTCAAACTTTGTGGTTCTCCTTCAGATAATTACTATAGAAAACTGAAGTTAACAAGCAGCCATCGTCCGTCACAACGTTACAGACCTAACTATAACGGAAACTTCCCGAACCTTCCTTCGTCTTTCCTTCATCTCTTGGCCACGCTTCTTGATCTTGACCCTTCACACCGTGGCACCGCTGCCTCTGCTCTTCGAAGTGAA TTTTTCAATTCAAGTCCGTTACCGTGCGACCCTTCAGACTTACCAGCAatctacaataataataatgatgaggaTGAACGAATTCATCAAAAGAGACGTAG ACACAGGGTTCCGAAAAGAGGGCAAGTGTCTCAACCCAATACAAATCATGTTAGTCAATTGGAAAAGAACAACCAAACAGCTGAACATTTCAAGAGAGATTCAGAATCGTCCACCAAAGAG GATaagaaagaacaagagaagcaggggcaagAAACAGGCACTGTTAGTTCAAGCAGCACATCATCGAGCTCCAAAAATATTATGAACATGAATAATGCATcctcaacaacatcatcaattttCTCTAGTAATGGCAAAACTGAAGCACATCCCAATTATGCTCTCTTACACCCATATGTGATTGGAGTGATCAATCATAATAATAAGAACGAAGCCAATAATGAATCCCACCAACGTAAGACCCTCTCAGCATTGGATCTAAGATTTGATACAGAGAAGCTATCAAATCTTTCTGAATAG